The following proteins are encoded in a genomic region of Streptomyces lunaelactis:
- the sph gene encoding sphingomyelin phosphodiesterase: MPHSALRRIPGAALSTALAAVVLAGTAPAATAAEADATPRLKVLTYNAFLFSKTLYPNWGQDHRAAAIPAAPFFQGNDVVVVQEAFDNSSSDALKRNAAAQYPYQTPVMGRSKTGWDATGGAYSATTPEDGGAAVLSKWPIVRKEQYVYKDACGADWWSNKGFVYVVLNVNGTKVHVVGTHAQSTDPGCDAGEAAQMRSLQFKAIDAFLDGKNIPASEQVLVAGDFNVDSRTAEYNTMLADAGLAGADARTGHPYSFDTEQNSIAADRYPDDPREDLDYVLHRAGHARPAGWTNEVIKEQTAPWTVSSWGTAYTYTNLSDHYPVIAR; encoded by the coding sequence GTGCCGCATTCCGCGCTCCGCCGTATCCCTGGCGCAGCCCTGTCCACCGCTCTCGCCGCCGTCGTGCTCGCCGGGACCGCTCCCGCGGCCACCGCGGCCGAGGCGGACGCGACGCCGCGACTGAAGGTGCTGACGTACAACGCGTTCCTGTTCAGCAAGACGCTGTACCCCAACTGGGGCCAGGACCACCGGGCAGCGGCCATACCGGCGGCGCCCTTCTTCCAGGGCAACGACGTCGTCGTGGTCCAGGAGGCCTTCGACAACTCCTCGTCGGACGCGCTGAAGCGGAACGCCGCCGCCCAGTACCCGTACCAGACGCCGGTGATGGGACGGAGCAAGACCGGCTGGGACGCGACCGGTGGTGCGTACTCGGCGACCACGCCGGAGGACGGCGGCGCTGCCGTCCTCAGCAAGTGGCCGATTGTCCGCAAGGAGCAGTACGTCTACAAGGACGCCTGCGGGGCGGACTGGTGGTCCAACAAGGGCTTCGTCTACGTCGTGCTGAATGTGAACGGCACGAAGGTCCATGTCGTGGGCACGCACGCGCAGTCGACCGACCCCGGCTGCGACGCCGGCGAGGCGGCTCAGATGCGCAGCCTGCAGTTCAAGGCGATCGACGCCTTCCTCGACGGCAAGAACATCCCCGCGTCCGAACAGGTCCTGGTCGCGGGTGACTTCAATGTCGACTCGCGCACGGCCGAGTACAACACGATGCTCGCCGACGCCGGGCTCGCGGGTGCGGACGCCCGCACCGGACACCCGTACTCCTTCGACACCGAGCAGAACTCGATCGCCGCGGACCGCTACCCGGACGACCCGCGCGAGGACCTCGACTACGTACTGCACCGCGCCGGGCACGCCAGGCCCGCCGGCTGGACCAATGAAGTGATCAAGGAGCAGACCGCGCCCTGGACGGTCTCCAGCTGGGGCACGGCCTACACGTACACCAACCTCTCCGACCACTACCCCGTGATCGCGCGCTGA
- a CDS encoding oxygenase MpaB family protein, which yields MTRAAAAPVPLPPGGVLWTVAGDIRALLMLPAALTLQVAHPAVGAGVDEHSVFRTDPWGRGERSLRSVQLWVYGGEEAADEGRRLRELHKTIKGTDAHGRPYHALNPAYYSWVHATGFPCYQHALRYLARPLTGAQERQLYAEWLQVGRILGINDRDMPQTIEEFWPYFRKRLADEIEMTLVVRELIATDQPVPPPDRGPTAVRLLLRLLWPILLPPLARIRRFVTIGLMPPDAREAIGLEWTDEQERRLRSVARVVRAVVPVLPERLRYLPLAREARRAARLSRSARPVR from the coding sequence ATGACCAGGGCCGCGGCAGCACCCGTACCGCTCCCGCCGGGCGGAGTGCTGTGGACCGTCGCCGGCGACATACGAGCGCTGCTGATGCTGCCCGCCGCCCTCACCCTGCAGGTCGCCCACCCCGCCGTGGGCGCCGGCGTCGACGAGCACTCCGTCTTCCGCACCGACCCCTGGGGCCGCGGGGAGCGCTCTCTGCGCTCGGTCCAGCTGTGGGTGTACGGGGGCGAGGAGGCGGCCGATGAGGGCCGCAGACTCCGGGAGCTCCACAAGACCATCAAGGGCACCGACGCCCACGGCCGCCCGTACCACGCGCTCAACCCCGCCTACTACTCCTGGGTCCACGCCACCGGCTTCCCCTGCTACCAGCACGCGCTGCGCTATCTGGCCCGCCCGCTCACCGGGGCGCAGGAACGGCAGCTGTACGCCGAGTGGCTCCAGGTCGGCCGGATCCTCGGCATCAACGACCGGGACATGCCCCAGACGATCGAGGAGTTCTGGCCGTACTTCCGCAAGAGGCTTGCCGACGAGATCGAAATGACCCTCGTCGTACGCGAACTGATCGCCACCGACCAGCCGGTGCCGCCGCCCGACCGCGGACCGACGGCCGTGCGACTGCTGCTCAGGCTGCTGTGGCCGATCCTGCTGCCTCCGCTCGCCCGCATCCGGCGCTTCGTGACCATCGGGCTGATGCCGCCCGACGCGCGCGAGGCGATCGGTCTCGAGTGGACGGACGAGCAGGAGCGGCGGCTGCGCTCGGTCGCCCGGGTCGTACGAGCCGTGGTTCCCGTACTTCCCGAGCGACTGCGGTACCTCCCGCTCGCGCGCGAGGCGCGGCGGGCCGCCCGGCTCAGCCGGTCAGCCCGCCCCGTGCGATGA
- a CDS encoding carbohydrate ABC transporter permease, which translates to MTALAAPPTKPPATGTRPRPAGRRKSRAGRTMQGGKLAYAILIFAVLISAFPFYWTIVAASRSNADLAKVPPTLLPGSNLFRNFEAVMEEADIGKALLNSFIVSGSITVGTVLCCTLAGFAFAKLRFRGRGALLAITVGTMMIPPQLGVIPLFMLIAELQWVNQLQAVILPGLVSAFGVFFMRQYLVQSLPDELIEAARVDGASTARIFWSIVVPIARPGMAVLGMLTFMAAWNDFFWPIVALSSQEPTVQVALRQLGGGYVHDQSVIMAGTLLGTLPVLLVFGLLGRQIVGGIMQGAVKG; encoded by the coding sequence ATGACCGCGCTCGCCGCTCCGCCGACGAAGCCGCCCGCCACGGGCACACGACCCCGGCCCGCCGGGCGGAGGAAGAGCCGGGCCGGCCGCACGATGCAGGGTGGCAAGCTCGCGTACGCGATCCTGATCTTCGCCGTTCTCATCTCGGCGTTCCCGTTCTACTGGACGATCGTCGCCGCCAGCCGCTCCAACGCGGATCTGGCGAAGGTGCCGCCCACGCTGCTGCCCGGCTCGAATCTCTTCCGCAACTTCGAGGCGGTGATGGAGGAGGCCGATATCGGCAAGGCCCTCCTCAACTCCTTCATCGTCTCCGGTTCGATCACCGTCGGCACGGTGCTGTGCTGCACGCTCGCCGGGTTCGCCTTCGCCAAGCTGCGGTTCCGCGGCCGTGGCGCCCTGCTGGCGATCACCGTGGGCACGATGATGATCCCGCCGCAGCTCGGGGTGATCCCGCTCTTCATGCTGATCGCGGAGCTGCAGTGGGTGAACCAGCTGCAGGCCGTGATCCTGCCCGGTCTGGTCTCCGCCTTCGGGGTGTTCTTCATGCGGCAGTACCTGGTGCAGTCGCTGCCCGACGAGCTGATCGAGGCGGCCCGGGTCGACGGCGCGTCCACCGCCCGGATCTTCTGGTCGATCGTGGTGCCCATCGCCCGGCCCGGTATGGCCGTGCTCGGGATGCTGACCTTCATGGCCGCGTGGAACGACTTCTTCTGGCCGATCGTCGCGCTGTCCTCGCAGGAGCCGACCGTGCAGGTCGCGCTGCGCCAGCTGGGCGGCGGCTATGTCCACGACCAGTCCGTGATCATGGCGGGCACGCTGCTCGGCACGCTCCCGGTGCTGCTCGTCTTCGGACTGCTCGGCCGCCAGATCGTCGGCGGCATCATGCAGGGCGCCGTCAAGGGCTGA
- a CDS encoding glycosyl hydrolase yields MPATRTRPAAALALVTALAAFGLGPAATPAAAATVPVGSGSYSDARPAGTSGPTTNTGAPVTPKVTPAAKDKPVPTNDWWSSLAFQRYGDNPYSTPMYGHPLTYQATAGGLEVGYPTSPAVVGEGRQYEYAHKRDLTLGLTGLNSPDTKADDWSDWTVTPYWSDGARTLRTTIGHGLPFVYAKGSGGNAQITTAAAPTVFSDQGNVLGITVAGHHYALFAPTGSDWTVAGSTVTAGLGAKDYFSLAVLPSTDALATFKKYAFSFVTGSQATWNYTGGTVKATYSLTTEAKEGTERGTLQALYRHQWLNTTDALSPYTYISPRGTMKVREATSFTTSQKASAVLPGLPKTNAVDTARLKGYLDQVANAPDPFNGYTDTYWTGKVLGQLAQLVPLADQIGETATRDKLLGLMKGRLQDWFTSGGANEFSYDKDWKTLTGYPASYGSDTELNDHHFHYSYYVYAAAIVAQYDQAWAADSAWGGMVKTLVRDAANPSRTDTAFPFLRGFDVYAGHSWASGHQGFAAGNNQESSSESTNLSAALVLWGSATGDTALRDLGTFLLTTESEAIAQYWFDADEQVFPSSFGHDTVGMVWGSGGAYATWWTANPEEIHGINALPVTGGSLHLGGEKAAIRRNIAEMERENGGPAVEWRDILWEFQSFADPAVAKSKWDAGNAGYTPEQGESKAHTYHWISTLDALGAPDATVTGDIPSSAVFTKGTVRTYAAHNYGATARTVTFSDGKTLSVPARSTATGTGTGGDPDPDPDPDPPTGNTLQLRTGGVLTTATGGTAGSDTIASAAGGNYDGTPHQPVVYEVRYVNGTLTPGAATAFHLQLDAGTAVGLGQQARISYDFTGDGTFDRTETYQYFATDPVAGWEEYAQSRGLRGATGTLGDLQGGTVRLEVWHAIGNGTAKLQTGTATSVLVIPYH; encoded by the coding sequence ATGCCAGCCACCCGCACCAGACCAGCTGCCGCGCTGGCTCTGGTTACCGCCCTGGCCGCTTTCGGCCTGGGCCCGGCCGCCACCCCGGCGGCGGCCGCCACCGTCCCCGTAGGTTCTGGCAGTTACTCCGACGCCCGCCCCGCCGGTACGTCGGGCCCCACGACCAACACCGGCGCGCCGGTCACGCCCAAGGTCACCCCCGCAGCCAAGGACAAGCCGGTCCCCACCAACGACTGGTGGTCATCGCTCGCCTTCCAGCGGTACGGCGACAACCCGTACTCCACCCCGATGTACGGCCATCCGCTCACCTACCAGGCCACCGCAGGCGGACTCGAGGTCGGCTACCCGACGTCCCCGGCTGTCGTCGGCGAGGGCCGCCAGTACGAGTACGCCCACAAGCGGGACCTGACCCTCGGCCTGACCGGGCTCAACTCACCGGACACCAAGGCCGACGACTGGTCCGACTGGACCGTCACCCCCTACTGGTCCGACGGCGCCCGCACACTGCGCACCACCATCGGCCACGGGCTGCCTTTCGTATACGCGAAGGGCTCCGGCGGCAACGCCCAGATCACCACCGCCGCCGCACCAACCGTCTTCTCCGACCAGGGCAATGTCCTCGGCATCACCGTCGCCGGACACCACTACGCGCTCTTCGCGCCGACCGGCAGCGACTGGACGGTCGCCGGCTCCACCGTCACGGCGGGTCTCGGCGCCAAGGACTACTTCTCGCTCGCCGTGCTGCCCTCCACCGACGCGCTGGCGACGTTCAAGAAGTACGCCTTCAGCTTTGTCACCGGCTCCCAGGCGACCTGGAATTACACCGGTGGCACGGTGAAGGCCACCTACAGCCTCACCACCGAGGCCAAGGAGGGCACCGAGCGCGGCACGCTCCAGGCGCTCTACCGCCACCAGTGGCTCAACACCACGGACGCGCTCAGCCCGTACACGTACATCTCGCCGCGCGGCACCATGAAAGTCCGTGAGGCGACCTCCTTCACCACCAGCCAGAAAGCGTCCGCGGTGCTGCCCGGACTGCCGAAGACCAACGCCGTCGACACGGCGCGGCTGAAGGGCTATCTCGACCAGGTCGCGAACGCCCCCGACCCCTTCAACGGCTACACCGACACGTACTGGACCGGAAAGGTGCTCGGGCAGCTCGCCCAGCTCGTGCCCCTTGCGGACCAGATCGGTGAGACCGCCACCCGGGACAAGCTGCTGGGCCTGATGAAGGGCCGACTCCAGGACTGGTTCACGTCGGGGGGCGCGAACGAGTTCTCGTACGACAAGGACTGGAAGACGCTCACCGGCTACCCGGCCTCGTACGGCAGCGACACCGAGCTCAACGACCACCACTTCCACTACAGCTACTACGTCTACGCGGCCGCGATCGTCGCCCAGTACGACCAGGCCTGGGCCGCCGACTCGGCCTGGGGCGGCATGGTCAAGACCCTGGTACGGGACGCGGCTAACCCCAGCCGCACCGACACCGCCTTCCCCTTCCTGCGCGGCTTCGACGTGTACGCCGGTCACAGCTGGGCCTCCGGACACCAGGGCTTCGCGGCCGGCAACAACCAGGAGTCGTCGTCGGAGTCCACCAACCTCAGCGCGGCCCTCGTGCTGTGGGGCTCGGCCACCGGCGACACCGCGCTGCGTGACCTCGGCACCTTTCTGCTGACCACCGAGTCGGAGGCGATCGCCCAGTACTGGTTCGACGCCGACGAGCAGGTCTTCCCGTCCTCCTTCGGGCATGACACGGTCGGCATGGTGTGGGGCAGCGGCGGCGCGTACGCCACCTGGTGGACCGCCAACCCCGAGGAGATCCATGGCATCAACGCGCTTCCGGTGACGGGCGGTTCACTGCACCTGGGCGGCGAGAAGGCCGCGATCCGCCGCAACATCGCCGAGATGGAACGGGAGAACGGCGGTCCGGCCGTCGAATGGCGCGACATCCTCTGGGAGTTCCAGTCGTTCGCCGACCCGGCGGTGGCGAAGTCCAAGTGGGACGCGGGCAACGCGGGCTACACCCCTGAGCAGGGCGAGTCCAAGGCCCATACGTACCACTGGATCTCGACCCTCGACGCGCTCGGCGCCCCCGACGCGACGGTCACGGGCGACATCCCGAGCTCCGCGGTCTTCACCAAGGGCACGGTACGGACCTACGCCGCGCACAACTACGGCGCCACGGCCCGCACGGTGACCTTCTCGGACGGCAAGACGCTCAGCGTTCCGGCGCGCTCGACGGCGACCGGCACGGGGACCGGAGGAGACCCGGATCCCGACCCCGACCCCGATCCGCCGACGGGCAACACCTTGCAGCTCCGCACGGGAGGGGTGCTCACTACCGCGACGGGCGGCACGGCGGGCAGCGACACCATCGCCTCCGCGGCCGGCGGAAACTACGACGGCACCCCGCACCAGCCCGTCGTGTACGAGGTCAGATACGTCAACGGCACACTCACCCCGGGCGCGGCGACCGCGTTCCACCTCCAGCTGGACGCGGGCACCGCGGTCGGCCTCGGCCAGCAGGCCCGTATCAGCTACGACTTCACCGGCGACGGCACGTTCGACCGCACGGAGACGTACCAGTACTTCGCGACCGATCCGGTCGCGGGCTGGGAGGAGTACGCGCAGTCACGCGGCCTGCGAGGGGCGACCGGAACGCTCGGCGACCTCCAGGGCGGCACCGTACGGCTGGAGGTGTGGCACGCCATCGGCAACGGCACCGCCAAACTCCAGACCGGCACAGCCACGTCGGTACTGGTGATCCCGTACCACTGA
- a CDS encoding carbohydrate ABC transporter permease gives MTLTASAKPVSPRPSVAHRTWRTLSPYAYIAPFFTLFAAFGLFPLIYTAFVSLYRVELQTPGEMQWRGFGNYTALFGDEIFWTALRNTFTIGVLSTVPQLVMALGLAHLLNYRLRGRTFLRTAMLLPYATSVAAATLVFAQLFGRDFGLINYVLGLVGFGPVDWQAGTVSSQIAVSTIVIWRWTGYNALIYLAGMQSIPSELYEAAEMDGASRWRQFVHVTLPGLRPTILFTVVVSTIGATQLFGEPLLFEGSISGGISHQYQTLGLYMYEQGWGFFHLGRAAAIAWVMFLLILVLVGVNALIAHRRSRKEAGR, from the coding sequence GTGACCCTGACCGCCAGCGCGAAGCCGGTCTCCCCCCGGCCCTCGGTCGCGCACCGCACCTGGCGCACGCTTTCGCCGTACGCCTATATCGCCCCGTTCTTCACCCTGTTCGCCGCCTTCGGGCTCTTCCCACTGATCTACACGGCCTTCGTCTCGCTCTACCGGGTCGAGCTCCAGACGCCCGGCGAGATGCAGTGGCGCGGCTTCGGCAACTACACCGCGCTCTTCGGCGACGAGATCTTTTGGACCGCACTGCGCAACACCTTCACCATCGGGGTGCTGTCCACCGTCCCGCAGCTGGTCATGGCGCTGGGCCTGGCCCATCTGCTCAACTACCGGCTGCGCGGCCGGACTTTCCTGCGTACGGCGATGCTGCTGCCGTACGCGACCTCGGTCGCCGCGGCCACGCTGGTCTTCGCGCAGCTCTTCGGCCGCGACTTCGGGCTGATCAACTATGTGCTGGGGCTGGTCGGTTTCGGTCCAGTGGACTGGCAGGCCGGTACGGTCTCCTCACAGATCGCCGTCTCGACCATCGTCATCTGGCGCTGGACCGGCTACAACGCGCTGATCTATCTGGCGGGCATGCAGTCGATCCCGAGTGAGCTGTACGAGGCCGCCGAGATGGACGGGGCCTCGCGCTGGCGGCAGTTCGTCCATGTCACGCTGCCGGGGCTGCGGCCCACGATCCTGTTCACCGTCGTCGTGTCGACCATCGGCGCCACTCAGCTCTTCGGTGAGCCGCTGCTCTTCGAGGGCTCCATCTCCGGCGGCATCTCACACCAGTACCAGACGCTCGGTCTCTATATGTACGAGCAGGGCTGGGGCTTCTTCCATCTGGGCCGGGCCGCCGCCATCGCCTGGGTGATGTTCCTGCTGATCCTGGTGCTGGTCGGGGTCAACGCCCTGATCGCGCACCGCCGTTCCCGTAAGGAGGCCGGCCGATGA
- a CDS encoding GH1 family beta-glucosidase has protein sequence MTAVDARPETTTELRFPPGFRWGTATAAYQIEGAAAEDGRTPSIWDTFSREPGRVRNGDTGDIAADHYHRMREDVALMKQLGVTDYRFSVSWPRVQPTGRGPGVQKGLDFYRRLTDALLDAGIRPVATLYHWDLPQELEDAGGWPQRETAQRFGDYAGIMADALGDRVRTWTTLNEPWCAAFLGYGSGVHAPGRTSASASLRAAHHFNLAHGWAAQLLHTALPSTSEISLTLNLHAVRPLTESAADRDAARRIDAVGNRIFLDPVFHGRLPEDLVRDTAAVTDWSFVRDGDLEVTSTPIDSLGINYYSPTVVAAGSSDSPSPWAGAEEHVRFLPAPGPRTAMDWPVDADGLYELLTRLRDDLPGVPLVITENGAAYDDYADPSGEVHDPERVAYLQAHLAAVHRAIGDGADVRGYFLWSLLDNFEWAYGYSKRFGIVHVDFATQRRTFKDSARWYADVIARGGLTG, from the coding sequence ATGACCGCTGTCGACGCACGCCCCGAGACGACGACGGAGCTCCGGTTCCCGCCCGGATTCCGCTGGGGCACCGCCACCGCCGCGTACCAGATCGAGGGCGCAGCCGCGGAGGACGGCCGTACTCCGTCCATCTGGGACACCTTCAGCCGTGAGCCCGGCAGAGTTCGCAACGGTGACACCGGCGACATCGCCGCCGACCACTACCACCGGATGCGCGAGGACGTCGCGCTGATGAAGCAGCTCGGCGTCACCGACTACCGGTTCTCGGTCTCCTGGCCGCGGGTGCAGCCGACCGGGCGCGGTCCCGGCGTGCAGAAGGGCCTGGACTTCTACCGCCGGCTCACCGACGCGCTCCTCGATGCGGGCATCCGTCCGGTGGCCACGCTCTACCACTGGGATCTCCCGCAGGAGCTGGAGGACGCCGGCGGCTGGCCGCAGCGCGAGACCGCCCAGCGTTTCGGCGACTACGCCGGGATCATGGCCGACGCACTCGGCGACCGGGTGCGGACCTGGACCACCCTCAACGAGCCGTGGTGCGCGGCGTTTCTCGGCTACGGCTCCGGCGTGCACGCCCCTGGGCGCACCAGCGCGAGTGCCTCCCTGCGTGCCGCGCACCACTTCAATCTGGCGCACGGGTGGGCCGCGCAGCTGCTGCACACGGCGCTGCCCTCGACGTCCGAGATCTCGCTGACCCTCAATCTGCATGCCGTGCGGCCGCTCACGGAATCCGCGGCCGACCGGGACGCTGCGCGCCGGATCGACGCCGTCGGGAACCGGATCTTCCTCGACCCCGTCTTCCACGGCCGCCTGCCGGAGGACCTGGTCCGTGACACGGCCGCCGTCACCGACTGGTCCTTCGTCCGGGACGGCGATCTGGAGGTCACCTCCACGCCGATCGACTCGCTGGGCATCAACTACTACTCCCCCACCGTCGTCGCGGCGGGCTCGTCGGACTCGCCGTCGCCGTGGGCCGGTGCGGAGGAGCATGTCCGCTTCCTGCCGGCGCCCGGCCCGCGTACCGCGATGGACTGGCCGGTCGACGCCGACGGGCTGTACGAGCTGCTGACCCGGCTGCGCGACGACCTGCCCGGCGTGCCGCTGGTCATCACCGAGAACGGGGCCGCGTACGACGACTACGCCGACCCGTCCGGAGAGGTCCACGACCCGGAGCGGGTGGCGTATCTGCAGGCCCATCTCGCGGCCGTGCACCGGGCGATCGGGGACGGCGCGGACGTACGCGGCTACTTCCTCTGGTCGCTGCTCGACAACTTCGAGTGGGCGTACGGCTACAGCAAGCGGTTCGGCATCGTCCATGTCGACTTCGCGACCCAGCGCCGTACGTTCAAGGACAGCGCGCGCTGGTACGCGGACGTCATCGCACGGGGCGGGCTGACCGGCTGA
- a CDS encoding LacI family DNA-binding transcriptional regulator, which translates to MPEQTTGSRPTLEAVAARAGVSRATASRVVNGGAGVRPPLVDKVRQAVEELGYVPNHAARTLVTRRNGAVAVIIAEPEFRIFSDPFFEQQVRGISRELTAYDSQLVLLWVEGPGDHERIARYLGGGHVDGALAFSLHNDDELPAIIRRVKVPTVFGGRPGWPGAASELAVPYVDCDNRGGAREAVRHLVSLGREHIAHIAGPRDQTSALDRIDGYRDVLLDADPELVCQGDFTVDSGAHAMAQLLDRRPDLDAVFAANDLMASGALRTLRERGRRVPDDVALVGFDDMHSVVESTDPPLTTVRQDIEGMGRLMVRLLMRVLNEGDPGSGAPASVITPTTLVRRASA; encoded by the coding sequence TTGCCCGAGCAGACCACTGGGTCCCGCCCCACTCTGGAAGCCGTCGCCGCCCGCGCCGGTGTCTCCCGGGCCACGGCGTCGCGGGTCGTGAACGGCGGTGCGGGGGTCCGCCCGCCGCTGGTCGACAAGGTGCGCCAGGCGGTCGAGGAGCTCGGATACGTACCGAACCACGCGGCCCGCACCCTCGTCACCCGGCGCAACGGCGCCGTCGCGGTGATCATCGCCGAGCCCGAGTTCAGGATCTTCTCGGACCCCTTCTTCGAGCAGCAGGTGCGCGGTATCAGCCGTGAGCTGACGGCGTACGACTCGCAGCTGGTCCTGCTGTGGGTGGAGGGGCCCGGCGACCACGAGCGGATCGCCCGCTATCTCGGCGGCGGCCATGTCGACGGCGCCCTCGCCTTCTCGCTCCACAACGACGACGAACTGCCCGCCATCATCCGCCGGGTGAAGGTGCCGACCGTCTTCGGCGGCCGCCCCGGCTGGCCCGGCGCCGCCTCCGAGCTCGCCGTGCCGTATGTCGACTGCGACAACCGCGGGGGCGCCCGGGAGGCCGTGCGCCATCTGGTCTCCCTCGGGCGTGAGCACATCGCGCACATCGCGGGCCCGCGCGACCAGACCTCCGCGCTGGACCGGATCGACGGCTACCGCGACGTCCTGCTGGACGCCGACCCCGAGCTGGTCTGCCAGGGCGACTTCACCGTGGACAGCGGCGCCCACGCGATGGCTCAGCTGCTGGACCGCCGCCCGGATCTGGACGCCGTCTTCGCCGCCAACGACCTGATGGCCTCGGGGGCCCTGCGCACGCTGCGCGAACGGGGGCGCCGGGTGCCCGACGATGTCGCGCTGGTCGGCTTCGACGACATGCACTCGGTCGTCGAGTCGACCGATCCCCCATTGACGACGGTCCGTCAGGACATCGAGGGAATGGGCCGGTTGATGGTCCGACTGCTGATGCGGGTGCTGAACGAGGGCGATCCGGGGTCCGGCGCACCAGCGTCGGTGATCACTCCGACCACGCTGGTGCGACGGGCCTCGGCCTGA
- a CDS encoding extracellular solute-binding protein — protein sequence MPNARAAKRAAVRLGAVALAGALLAACGSGSSDGASDSAGGKVTLTVDLFGSFGYKEAGLYAEYEKLHPNVRIKQTDTEDEQDYWKSLQTRLAGGGGLADVQGIEVGRIAAVTQQQTDKFEDLKKYGADKLKDQFAEAKWSAATGKDGQVLGLGTDVGPEAMCYRSDLFKEAGLPTDRAELATKWSTWDGYLALGKEFKEKTPGKSAWLDSVGSLYTIMIGQEKERYYDASGKLIYENNPAVKAAWDASTEAAKAGLSAKLDQWSPQWNQAFSAGSFATMPCPAWMLGYIKGQAGDAGKGKWDIAKLPAGAGNWGGSYLSIPKAAKHKKEAYELIQWLTAPEQQAKLFTKQGNFPSSTGAIEKVATAKDPYFSDAPIGQIFGDAAKAAPVQVLGVHDKNVADQITNALSEVERKGTSPDKAWSTAKKNVQNATG from the coding sequence ATGCCCAACGCCCGAGCCGCCAAGAGAGCCGCGGTCCGCCTGGGTGCGGTCGCGCTCGCGGGGGCACTGCTCGCCGCCTGTGGATCCGGATCGTCGGACGGCGCCTCCGACAGTGCGGGCGGCAAGGTCACGCTCACCGTGGACCTCTTCGGGTCCTTCGGCTACAAGGAGGCCGGGCTCTACGCGGAGTACGAGAAGCTCCACCCGAACGTCAGGATCAAGCAGACCGACACCGAGGACGAGCAGGACTACTGGAAGTCGCTGCAGACGCGGCTTGCCGGCGGTGGCGGACTCGCCGATGTGCAGGGCATCGAGGTGGGCCGGATCGCGGCGGTCACCCAGCAGCAGACCGACAAGTTCGAGGACCTGAAGAAGTACGGCGCCGACAAGCTCAAGGACCAGTTCGCCGAGGCCAAGTGGTCGGCGGCGACCGGCAAGGACGGCCAGGTCCTGGGGCTCGGCACGGACGTCGGCCCGGAGGCGATGTGCTACCGCAGCGACCTCTTCAAAGAGGCCGGTCTGCCCACCGACCGCGCCGAGCTGGCGACGAAGTGGTCCACCTGGGACGGCTATCTCGCACTCGGCAAGGAGTTCAAGGAGAAGACCCCCGGCAAGAGCGCCTGGCTGGACAGTGTGGGCAGCCTCTACACGATCATGATCGGCCAGGAGAAGGAGCGGTACTACGACGCCTCCGGGAAGCTGATCTACGAGAACAACCCGGCGGTCAAGGCCGCCTGGGACGCCTCCACCGAGGCGGCGAAGGCGGGCCTGAGCGCCAAGCTCGACCAGTGGTCACCGCAGTGGAACCAGGCGTTCTCGGCCGGCTCCTTCGCGACCATGCCCTGCCCCGCCTGGATGCTCGGATACATCAAGGGCCAGGCCGGCGACGCCGGCAAGGGCAAGTGGGACATCGCCAAGCTGCCCGCGGGAGCCGGGAACTGGGGCGGCTCGTATCTCTCGATCCCCAAGGCGGCCAAGCACAAGAAGGAGGCGTACGAGCTGATCCAGTGGCTCACCGCCCCCGAGCAGCAGGCCAAGCTCTTCACCAAACAGGGCAACTTCCCCTCGTCGACCGGCGCGATCGAGAAGGTGGCGACCGCCAAGGACCCGTACTTCTCGGACGCGCCGATCGGCCAGATCTTCGGTGACGCGGCCAAGGCGGCGCCGGTGCAGGTTCTTGGGGTCCACGACAAGAACGTCGCCGACCAGATCACCAACGCGCTGAGCGAGGTGGAGCGCAAGGGCACTTCGCCCGACAAGGCGTGGTCGACGGCGAAGAAGAACGTGCAGAACGCGACCGGCTGA